A region of Numida meleagris isolate 19003 breed g44 Domestic line chromosome 26, NumMel1.0, whole genome shotgun sequence DNA encodes the following proteins:
- the SP2 gene encoding transcription factor Sp2, giving the protein MAATAAVSPSEYLQPAASTAQDSQPSPLALLAATCSKIGPPAVEAAVTPPAPPQPTPRKLVPIKPAPLPLGSGKNSFGILSSKGNLFQIQGSQVGTSYPGGQLVFAIQNPTVISKGTRSSANIQYQAVPQIQAAGGQTIQVQPNLTNQIQIIPGTNQAILTPSSSSHKPVPIKPAPAQKSGASPVQGSSNVVKLTGGSNVTLTLPVNNLVNTSESGTQAQVIAESPSKPGKKTRKKAMSPSQPSTVAVAEQVETVLIETTAENIIQAGNNLLIVQSPGSGQPAVVQQVQVVQPKQESQVVQIPQQALRVVQAASATLPTVPQKSSQNIQIQTTEPTPTQVYFKTPSGELQTVLLQEAPAVTVAPSSTSCSSPVSRNSGTVSSSKKPTARKERPLPKIAPAGGVISLSAAQLAAAAQAMQTININGVQVQGVPVTITNAGGQQQLTVQNVSGNNLTISGLSPTQIQLQMEQALSGEMQPGEKRRRMACTCPNCKDGEKRPGDQGKKKHICHIPECGRTFRKTSLLRAHVRLHTGERPFVCNWVFCGKRFTRSDELQRHARTHTGDKRFECAQCQKRFMRSDHLTKHYKTHLITKNL; this is encoded by the exons ATGGCTGCGACTGCTGCCGTCAGCCCCAGCGAATACCTGCAGCCGGCCGCCTCCACTGCCCAG GACTCCCAGCCGTCTCCGCTCGCCCTCCTCGCAGCAACATGTAGCAAAATTGGTCCCCCAGCAGTGGAAGCCGCCGTGACTCCTCCTGCCCCTCCTCAGCCAACGCCTCGCAAACTTGTCCCCATCAAacctgctcctctccctctgGGCTCTGGTAAGAACAGCTTCGGGATCCTGTCGTCGAAAGGGAATCTCTTCCAGATCCAGGGCTCCCAGGTTGGCACCTCCTACCCCGGGGGGCAGCTGGTTTTTGCCATTCAGAACCCAACTGTCATCAGCAAAGGGACCCGCTCATCTGCAAACATCCAGTACCAGGCGGTGCCCCAGATCCAGGCCGCGGGGGGACAGACCATCCAAGTCCAGCCCAACCTCACCAACCAGATCCAAATTATTCCGGGCACAAATCAGGCCATCCTCACCCCATCCTCATCTTCTCACAAGCCCGTGCCCATCAAGCCAGCACCGGCGCAGAAAAGCGGAGCTTCACCAGTGCAGGGCTCAAGCAACGTGGTCAAATTAACCGGTGGCAGCAACGTGACTCTCACCCTGCCCGTGAACAACCTGGTGAACACCTCAGAGTCAGGCACGCAGGCTCAGGTCATTGCAGAGAGCCCCTCAAAGCCCGGCAAAAAGACTCGAAAGAAAGCCATGTCACCCAGCCAGCCCTCCACCGTGGCTGTGGCCGAGCAGGTGGAGACAGTGTTGATAGAGACGACGGCGGAGAACATCATCCAGGCGGGGAACAACCTGCTCATCGTGCAGAGCCcgggctctgggcagcctgccgTGGTGCAGCAGGTGCAGGTGGTGCAGCCCAAGCAGGAGTCTCAGGTGGTGCAGATCCCTCAGCAAGCCCTGCGCGTGGTCCAGGCCGCCTCGGCCACGCTCCCCACCGTCCCCCAGAAGTCTTCCCAGAACATCCAGATCCAGACGACAGAGCCCACTCCTACGCAG GTCTACTTCAAAACACCGTCGGGTGAACTGCAAACAGTGCTGCTCCAGGAAGCCCCAGCCGTGACGGTGGCTCCGTCCAGCACCTCTTGCAGCAGCCCCGTGTCCCGCAACTCTGGCACGGTGTCCAGCAGCAAGAAACCAACCGCACGCAAGGAGCGCCCGCTGCCAAAGATCGCGCCCGCCGGAGGCGTCATCAGCTTGAGCGCGGCCCAGCTGGCAGCGGCGGCACAGGCCATGCAGACCATCAACATCAACGGAGTGCAGGTCCAGGGCGTGCCTGTCACCATCACCAATGCTGGAG gccagcagcagctgactgTGCAGAACGTCTCTGGCAACAATCTGACCATCAGTGGCCTGAGCCCGACCCAGATCCAGCTCCAGATGGAGCAAGCACTGTCTGGAGAGATGCAGCCGGGGGAAAAGCGACGGCGCATGGCGTGCACCTGCCCCAACTGCAAGGACGGGGAGAAGAG GCCGGGGGACCAAGGGAAGAAGAAGCACATCTGCCACATCCCCGAGTGCGGGCGGACCTTCCGCAAGACCTCACTGCTGCGTGCTCACGTGCGCTTGCACACGGGCGAACGTCCTTTTGTCTGCAACTGGGTCTTCTGCGGGAAGCGCTTCACACGCAGCGACGAGCTGCAGCGGCACGCGCGCACGCACACAG gtgACAAGCGATTCGAGTGCGCGCAGTGCCAGAAGCGCTTCATGCGGAGCGACCACCTGACGAAGCACTATAAAACCCACCTGATCACCAAGAACTTGTAG